One genomic segment of Burkholderiaceae bacterium includes these proteins:
- a CDS encoding acetate--CoA ligase family protein, with product MAAPDTGLARLFNPRSVALVGATDRSTWSKMAFDNLKLLGFEGKVHLVNRSGGVVHGQQSFKTAVDIGESVDVALLMVPNPAMEDALRDLGAAGIRHAVVLAGGFAETGSEGRTMQERMVATARELGITLLGPNCLGFINFTTGAVCWTGAMRTPPLKGGISIVSQSGAVATVMKHFAHQHGVGMNVVAATGNEAMLGLAECVDYLVDDESTKVIAVFAETVRDTRLFRAAAERALAKAKPIVVLKVGRSDIATQAAQSHTGSLVGDDSVFDGVCRQLGLVRVRSIEELVFTAALLEKTGVLAEGGVAVLSSSGGMGELAADYAQLETLRLPALSNETLSALREILPPMATPANPLDLTGAVVNDWALFTRCMDAMQRDPAVSVLVCVADVPTANNNDWAPLAVGTLQAIGQFKPDGRARYLVVSNAVKAVSDKSREEVEKAQIPYLACGLDIALRALRYAADWSRMSRSAGGERAARALPGAASTAGADLPQSERETVDYLKRFGVPVVPQVLATDAKQAVAAARDMNGPVVLKIASPDIAHKTEVGGVVLNLQGDDAVEAAFRRIMDAAASAMPKARLDGVIVSPMRKGGIELFTGVRVDAQWGPVIALGLGGVWIEALQDVSLRLLPVTPADVEQMVSELRGAKLLQGFRGAPPVDVAKLADAVARIGDAALALGATLDTLEVNPLLADGARIEALDALATYNH from the coding sequence ATGGCGGCACCGGACACAGGCCTCGCACGCCTCTTCAACCCGCGGTCCGTCGCGCTCGTGGGCGCGACCGACCGCTCCACGTGGTCGAAGATGGCCTTCGACAACCTGAAGCTGCTGGGCTTCGAGGGGAAGGTCCATCTCGTCAACCGCAGCGGCGGCGTCGTGCATGGGCAGCAGTCGTTCAAGACGGCAGTCGACATCGGCGAGAGCGTCGACGTCGCGCTGCTCATGGTGCCCAACCCCGCGATGGAGGACGCACTGCGCGACCTGGGCGCCGCGGGCATCCGCCACGCCGTGGTGCTCGCCGGCGGCTTCGCGGAAACCGGCAGCGAAGGCCGCACGATGCAGGAGCGCATGGTCGCCACGGCGCGTGAACTCGGCATCACGCTGCTGGGGCCCAACTGCCTGGGCTTCATCAACTTCACGACCGGCGCGGTGTGCTGGACGGGCGCCATGCGCACGCCACCCCTGAAGGGCGGCATCAGCATCGTGTCGCAAAGCGGCGCGGTCGCCACCGTGATGAAGCACTTCGCGCACCAGCACGGCGTAGGCATGAACGTGGTCGCCGCCACCGGCAACGAGGCAATGCTGGGCCTGGCCGAATGCGTGGACTACCTCGTGGACGACGAGAGCACGAAGGTGATCGCGGTGTTCGCGGAGACGGTGCGTGACACGCGCCTGTTCCGCGCCGCCGCCGAGCGCGCGCTCGCGAAGGCCAAGCCGATCGTGGTGCTCAAGGTGGGCCGCTCCGACATCGCGACGCAGGCTGCGCAGTCGCACACGGGCTCGCTCGTGGGCGACGACAGCGTGTTCGACGGCGTGTGCCGCCAGCTCGGGCTGGTGCGCGTGCGCAGCATCGAGGAGCTCGTGTTCACCGCGGCGCTGCTCGAGAAAACCGGCGTGCTGGCCGAAGGCGGGGTCGCGGTGCTGTCGTCCTCGGGCGGCATGGGCGAGCTGGCCGCGGACTATGCGCAGCTGGAAACACTGCGCCTGCCCGCCTTGTCGAATGAAACGCTCTCGGCGCTGCGCGAGATCCTTCCGCCGATGGCCACACCCGCCAACCCGCTGGACCTGACGGGCGCAGTCGTCAACGATTGGGCGCTCTTCACCCGCTGCATGGATGCGATGCAGCGCGATCCGGCCGTCTCCGTGCTGGTCTGCGTGGCCGACGTGCCCACGGCGAACAACAACGACTGGGCGCCGCTTGCGGTGGGAACGCTGCAGGCCATCGGGCAGTTCAAGCCGGACGGACGCGCGCGCTACCTCGTGGTGAGCAACGCGGTGAAGGCGGTGTCGGACAAGAGCCGCGAAGAAGTGGAGAAGGCGCAGATTCCGTACCTCGCCTGCGGGCTGGACATCGCGTTGCGCGCGTTGCGCTACGCCGCGGACTGGTCCCGGATGTCCCGCAGTGCAGGGGGCGAGCGCGCGGCACGCGCCTTGCCGGGTGCGGCGTCGACGGCAGGCGCCGACTTGCCGCAATCCGAGCGCGAAACGGTGGACTACCTCAAGCGCTTCGGCGTCCCCGTGGTTCCCCAGGTGCTCGCCACCGACGCGAAGCAGGCCGTCGCCGCGGCGCGCGACATGAACGGCCCGGTCGTCCTCAAGATCGCCTCGCCGGACATCGCGCACAAGACCGAGGTCGGCGGCGTCGTGCTCAACCTGCAGGGCGACGACGCGGTCGAAGCGGCGTTCCGCAGGATCATGGACGCGGCCGCCTCCGCGATGCCGAAGGCACGGCTCGACGGCGTGATCGTTTCGCCCATGCGCAAGGGCGGCATCGAGCTCTTCACGGGCGTGCGCGTCGACGCCCAGTGGGGCCCCGTCATCGCGCTCGGACTGGGCGGCGTGTGGATCGAGGCGCTGCAGGACGTGAGCCTGCGCCTCCTGCCCGTGACGCCAGCCGACGTGGAACAGATGGTGTCCGAGCTGCGCGGCGCGAAGCTGCTGCAAGGCTTTCGCGGCGCGCCGCCGGTCGATGTCGCGAAGCTCGCCGACGCCGTGGCGCGCATCGGCGACGCCGCGCTCGCGCTCGGCGCCACGCTGGACACGCTGGAAGTCAACCCGCTGCTCGCCGACGGCGCGCGCATCGAGGCACTCGATGCCCTCGCCACCTACAACCACTGA
- a CDS encoding acetyl-CoA acetyltransferase, with amino-acid sequence MDKTRIPVIVGTGQVTDTTSKPEEGRSPLQLMHDAVKLAAADSGAQDQGAALLRGLDSVTVIRLFADTLPRFASPFGKLANAPWSIAQRVGAANATDLVCPPQGGDSLVMLARACERIAQGESQAALVVGGEALRTELAAKRAGLQLQWGEDAPTTPNQLTGVRSFRSTRPEDMYTKAEEKHGMRSAIAMYALIGQALRHAAGQTVDQYREASAKLFARFAAVARDNPLATRRKGYSAEQIAEVNAENPFVGFPYTKLMTASVFVDQSAAFIVVSEARADELGIPQDKRVYLHGEAHAHNTWFVSDRERLDQSPAMRLTSRAALAQAGKTIADVDVFDIYSCFPSVVQIACKELGISPDDKRGLTVTGGLPYFGGPGNNYVTHAIAEMVQRVRAKPGAYGLVMANVGLVTKAAVGLFSTERPNKPFMRADSDAIQREIDAQTKVRFTEAPQGDATIETYAVLHGKNGPESGVLLGRLAATGERFVANTPADAATLAKLEQVEGIGLPGTVTQVDGRNVFTPRFG; translated from the coding sequence ATGGACAAGACACGCATCCCCGTCATCGTCGGCACCGGCCAGGTCACCGACACCACTTCGAAGCCCGAAGAGGGCCGTTCGCCGCTGCAGCTGATGCACGACGCGGTCAAGCTCGCCGCGGCGGACAGTGGCGCGCAGGACCAGGGCGCCGCACTGCTGCGCGGGCTGGACTCCGTCACGGTGATCCGCCTGTTTGCCGACACGCTGCCGCGTTTCGCATCGCCCTTCGGCAAGCTCGCGAATGCGCCGTGGTCCATCGCGCAGCGCGTGGGCGCGGCGAACGCCACGGACCTCGTGTGTCCCCCGCAAGGCGGCGATTCGCTGGTGATGCTCGCGCGCGCGTGCGAACGCATCGCGCAGGGAGAGTCGCAGGCGGCGCTGGTCGTGGGCGGCGAGGCGCTGCGCACCGAGCTCGCGGCCAAGCGCGCTGGTCTGCAGCTGCAGTGGGGCGAGGACGCCCCCACCACGCCCAACCAGCTCACGGGCGTGAGATCGTTCCGGTCCACACGCCCTGAGGACATGTACACCAAGGCCGAAGAGAAGCACGGCATGCGCTCGGCCATCGCAATGTACGCGCTCATCGGGCAGGCCCTGCGCCACGCCGCGGGGCAGACGGTCGACCAGTACCGCGAAGCCAGCGCCAAGCTCTTTGCACGCTTCGCCGCCGTGGCCAGGGACAACCCGCTCGCCACGCGCCGCAAGGGGTACAGCGCCGAGCAGATCGCCGAGGTGAACGCGGAGAACCCCTTCGTGGGCTTCCCGTACACCAAGCTCATGACGGCCAGCGTCTTCGTCGACCAGTCGGCCGCGTTCATCGTGGTGTCCGAAGCGCGTGCCGACGAGCTCGGCATCCCGCAGGACAAGCGCGTGTACCTGCACGGCGAAGCGCATGCGCACAACACGTGGTTCGTGAGCGACCGCGAGCGCCTCGACCAGTCGCCCGCGATGCGCCTGACCTCGCGCGCCGCTCTGGCGCAGGCGGGCAAGACCATCGCCGACGTGGATGTGTTCGACATCTACAGCTGCTTCCCGTCGGTAGTGCAGATCGCCTGCAAGGAGCTGGGCATCTCGCCCGACGACAAGCGCGGCCTCACCGTCACGGGCGGCCTGCCGTACTTCGGCGGACCGGGCAACAACTACGTGACGCACGCCATCGCCGAGATGGTGCAGCGCGTGCGTGCGAAGCCCGGCGCCTATGGCCTCGTCATGGCCAACGTCGGCCTCGTCACCAAGGCGGCGGTCGGTCTGTTTTCCACCGAGCGGCCGAACAAGCCCTTCATGCGCGCGGATTCCGACGCCATCCAGCGCGAGATCGACGCGCAGACCAAGGTGCGCTTCACCGAGGCACCGCAGGGTGACGCGACCATCGAGACCTATGCCGTGCTGCACGGCAAGAACGGTCCCGAAAGCGGCGTGCTGCTCGGGCGCCTGGCTGCTACGGGCGAGCGCTTCGTCGCGAACACGCCCGCCGATGCGGCAACGCTCGCGAAGCTGGAGCAGGTCGAAGGCATCGGGCTGCCCGGCACCGTGACGCAGGTGGACGGCCGCAACGTGTTCACGCCGCGCTTCGGATAA
- a CDS encoding nitronate monooxygenase encodes MRTPICERLGIEAPIFAFSHCRDVVVEVTKAGGFGVLGAVTHSPEQLERELKWIDEHVGGRPYGVDVLIPVVYDREAEASTEEVIDLIPAEQRQFVDKLLDAEGVPPLSADDAAEARRELIGRGRNTTPLGARRLIDVALRHPQVKLVVSALGAPPKELVDELHGRGILVGSLSGKAEHAKAQRAVGVDIIVAQGTEAGGHTGQIATMVLVPQVVDVAGPDIAVLAAGGISRGRQIAAAFALGAQGVWTGTIWLGTRESELTPMEKEVLFKAKSEDAVQRKWMTGKTGRMIRSKASEAWEQPGAPRHLKPPLQNILYHSARIRIEKAHRDDLCSFPAGQVVGNMKEETSVRQVMQDLMQEYIDTAERISPLINL; translated from the coding sequence ATGCGCACCCCCATCTGCGAGCGCCTCGGCATCGAGGCGCCCATCTTTGCTTTTTCCCATTGCCGCGACGTCGTGGTCGAGGTCACCAAGGCCGGCGGCTTCGGCGTGCTGGGCGCGGTCACGCACTCGCCCGAACAGCTCGAGCGCGAACTCAAGTGGATCGACGAGCACGTGGGCGGCCGGCCCTACGGCGTGGACGTGCTCATTCCCGTCGTCTACGACCGCGAGGCCGAAGCATCGACCGAGGAGGTGATCGACCTCATCCCCGCCGAGCAGAGGCAGTTCGTCGACAAGCTGCTGGATGCGGAAGGCGTGCCCCCGCTGTCCGCCGACGACGCGGCCGAAGCGCGCCGCGAGCTGATCGGGCGCGGGCGCAACACCACGCCGCTGGGCGCGCGCAGGCTGATCGACGTGGCGCTGCGCCACCCGCAGGTCAAGCTGGTGGTCAGCGCCCTGGGTGCGCCGCCGAAGGAACTGGTCGACGAGCTGCACGGCCGCGGCATCCTCGTCGGCTCGCTGTCCGGAAAGGCCGAGCACGCGAAGGCGCAGCGCGCGGTGGGCGTGGACATCATCGTCGCGCAGGGCACCGAAGCCGGCGGCCACACGGGGCAGATCGCCACCATGGTGCTCGTGCCGCAGGTGGTCGATGTCGCCGGCCCCGACATCGCGGTGCTCGCCGCCGGCGGCATCAGCCGCGGCAGGCAGATCGCGGCAGCCTTTGCGCTCGGCGCGCAGGGCGTGTGGACCGGAACGATCTGGCTGGGCACGCGCGAGAGCGAGCTCACGCCCATGGAAAAAGAGGTGCTTTTCAAGGCGAAGTCCGAAGACGCCGTGCAGCGCAAGTGGATGACGGGGAAGACCGGTCGCATGATCCGCAGCAAGGCCTCGGAAGCGTGGGAACAGCCCGGTGCGCCCAGGCACCTGAAGCCGCCGCTGCAGAACATCCTGTACCACAGCGCGCGCATCCGCATCGAGAAGGCGCATCGCGACGACCTGTGCTCGTTCCCCGCCGGGCAGGTCGTCGGGAACATGAAGGAAGAGACCTCCGTGCGCCAGGTCATGCAGGACCTGATGCAGGAGTACATCGACACCGCCGAGCGCATCTCTCCCTTGATCAACCTCTGA
- a CDS encoding Tn3-like element IS1071 family transposase: MQGWHTTFLGMRGLPRDISDFEMKAFFTFDGAERDAINARRGDSHKLGLALHIGFLRMSGRLLGAFRVIPVALWRHLGNELGIAAPEVASLRAMYERGRTLFDHQQVACTVLGFQWMSEHQRRSLVRELRDEVARCADRDQLLVRARQWLYKNKLVIVHERAIRTLIAAALAQLEVETGTAIAASVDPATLDRWRASVSELRPDGQTQQSWLWAAPAKHSTRQISEVLERIDLLYTLDVHKHLADIPDLILRRYARRLVSRPPSAGAKIKEPARTVEVACFLRYCLFTTTDQLILMVQRRIADLWRQAAADVPATVNWAAMYKTLLGELVALSAQGAVPDAELRARLEALITETQKRKPPSRASLVREGLIDGIRPVRSLLVAIAKLPWQATGEHPAIEYLAKLQALYLKGSRKLPVEVVAPSLGMIWQVSISSPDRERAFQALEVATLFALRRAVRNGSVWIEHSLSFRGRARLFFTDERWQAESKKHYARLSLPSKAATFLKPLLARVTAGVDAVAAAARSGVLRVDDELHLSPLPAEDEDPEVTKLRAALDHRIGEVQLPEVILAVDAQVRFSWIMLGREPRSTDELLMVYAGIMAHGTSLTAVECARMIPQLSATSIRQAMRWARDERRLSQACQAVLEFMQRHPIAATWGRSDLASSDMMSMETTKRVWQARLDPRRNTPSIGIYSHVKDRWGIFHAQPFVLNERQAGVAIEGVIRQEKLETSQLAVDTHGYTDFAMSHARLLGFDLCPRLKELKQRHLFVPRGTKVPAEIAAVCEANVDVALIEKHWDSLVHLAASVMSGHASAVAALARFGSAAQGDPIYEAGVQLGRLLRTAFLADYFVKDAFRNELRRVLNRGEAVNALKRAIYTGRISPAQAKRVDEMQAVADALSLMANIVMAWNTSQMQAVLDRWSNRRQVIPPELIGKIAPTRLESINLRGVFRFPVDRYADQILPSRPNASITGTNG, encoded by the coding sequence ATGCAGGGTTGGCACACAACGTTTTTGGGGATGCGTGGGCTCCCCCGCGATATCAGCGACTTCGAGATGAAGGCATTTTTCACCTTCGATGGTGCCGAGCGCGACGCAATCAATGCACGCCGAGGTGATTCCCACAAGCTTGGTCTGGCGCTCCATATTGGTTTCCTGCGCATGAGTGGGCGTTTGCTCGGTGCCTTTCGGGTAATTCCAGTAGCCTTGTGGCGCCACCTTGGCAACGAGCTTGGCATTGCAGCACCAGAAGTCGCCTCGCTGAGAGCCATGTATGAACGCGGGCGCACGCTATTCGATCACCAACAAGTAGCCTGCACGGTCCTTGGATTCCAGTGGATGAGCGAGCACCAGCGCCGCTCACTGGTACGTGAACTGCGCGACGAAGTGGCGCGCTGCGCCGACCGCGATCAGCTACTCGTGCGGGCGCGTCAATGGCTGTACAAGAACAAGCTGGTGATCGTGCACGAGCGGGCAATTCGGACACTGATTGCGGCGGCACTTGCCCAGCTTGAAGTTGAAACAGGCACCGCCATCGCCGCCAGCGTTGATCCAGCAACACTTGATCGCTGGCGAGCCTCAGTTTCAGAGCTGCGCCCAGATGGACAAACCCAGCAGAGTTGGCTATGGGCTGCACCGGCGAAACACTCAACCCGCCAAATCAGCGAGGTACTGGAGCGCATCGACCTGCTTTACACGCTGGACGTTCATAAGCACCTGGCAGACATCCCCGATCTCATCTTGCGCCGCTACGCGCGCCGACTTGTCTCCAGGCCGCCCTCAGCCGGAGCCAAGATCAAAGAGCCAGCGCGCACCGTGGAGGTCGCATGCTTTCTTCGGTATTGCCTGTTCACCACCACAGACCAGTTGATCCTTATGGTGCAGCGCCGGATCGCCGATCTGTGGCGTCAGGCTGCCGCCGATGTCCCCGCTACCGTCAATTGGGCCGCAATGTACAAAACGCTGCTCGGCGAACTTGTTGCCTTGAGCGCGCAAGGTGCGGTGCCAGATGCTGAGTTGCGTGCCCGTCTTGAAGCCTTGATCACCGAAACCCAGAAACGCAAACCACCGAGCAGGGCCTCCCTGGTCCGCGAGGGATTGATTGATGGAATTCGCCCCGTGCGGTCGTTGCTCGTCGCCATTGCAAAGCTGCCCTGGCAGGCCACCGGCGAGCATCCTGCCATCGAGTACCTTGCCAAGCTGCAAGCTTTATATCTCAAAGGATCCAGAAAGCTGCCAGTTGAAGTGGTGGCACCAAGTCTGGGAATGATCTGGCAGGTTTCGATCTCCAGCCCAGACCGGGAACGGGCGTTTCAGGCGTTGGAGGTGGCCACCCTGTTTGCCCTGCGCCGCGCGGTGCGCAATGGCTCGGTCTGGATTGAGCACAGCCTGAGCTTTCGGGGTCGTGCGCGCTTGTTCTTCACGGACGAGCGTTGGCAGGCAGAGTCCAAGAAACACTATGCCCGTCTATCGTTACCCAGCAAGGCTGCCACTTTCTTGAAGCCTTTGCTGGCCAGAGTAACTGCCGGTGTCGATGCGGTGGCCGCTGCAGCCCGCAGTGGCGTACTGCGCGTGGATGATGAACTCCATTTGTCGCCATTGCCCGCAGAGGACGAAGACCCAGAAGTGACCAAGCTGCGCGCGGCTTTGGATCACCGCATCGGTGAGGTTCAATTGCCGGAAGTGATTCTGGCCGTTGACGCCCAGGTGCGCTTTAGCTGGATCATGCTCGGACGTGAGCCGCGCTCTACCGACGAGCTGCTGATGGTCTATGCCGGCATCATGGCCCACGGCACCAGTCTGACTGCGGTCGAATGCGCGCGCATGATTCCGCAATTGTCTGCCACCAGCATTCGCCAGGCCATGCGCTGGGCGCGGGACGAACGGCGTCTGAGCCAGGCCTGCCAGGCTGTGCTGGAATTCATGCAGCGACACCCGATTGCCGCCACCTGGGGGCGGTCCGATTTGGCATCTTCTGACATGATGAGCATGGAGACCACCAAACGGGTGTGGCAAGCCCGGCTTGATCCTCGGCGCAACACACCTTCCATTGGAATCTACTCCCATGTAAAAGACCGGTGGGGCATCTTCCATGCGCAGCCCTTTGTGCTCAATGAGCGCCAGGCGGGCGTGGCCATTGAAGGTGTCATCCGCCAAGAAAAGCTGGAGACCAGCCAGCTTGCTGTGGATACCCATGGCTACACCGACTTTGCCATGTCACATGCCCGTTTGCTTGGTTTTGATCTTTGCCCGCGGTTGAAGGAACTCAAACAGCGCCACCTCTTTGTGCCACGCGGCACCAAAGTGCCCGCAGAAATCGCTGCGGTGTGCGAAGCCAATGTCGACGTCGCTTTGATCGAAAAGCATTGGGATAGTCTGGTGCACCTGGCAGCCTCGGTCATGAGCGGACATGCCAGTGCGGTGGCAGCTCTTGCGCGGTTCGGTTCTGCCGCCCAGGGCGATCCAATCTATGAGGCTGGCGTGCAATTGGGGCGGTTGCTGCGTACGGCGTTTTTGGCTGACTACTTTGTCAAGGACGCTTTCAGGAACGAGTTGCGCCGGGTGCTCAATCGGGGCGAGGCTGTTAACGCCCTCAAGCGCGCCATTTATACCGGCCGGATCAGCCCGGCGCAGGCCAAACGTGTCGATGAAATGCAGGCTGTGGCCGATGCGTTGAGCCTGATGGCCAACATCGTGATGGCGTGGAATACCTCACAGATGCAGGCGGTCCTGGATCGCTGGTCGAACCGCCGCCAGGTCATTCCACCGGAACTGATCGGGAAGATTGCGCCCACCAGGCTGGAGAGCATCAACTTGCGGGGTGTGTTTCGCTTCCCGGTTGACCGCTATGCTGACCAAATCCTGCCTTCGCGGCCAAATGCATCGATAACTGGCACCAATGGATGA
- a CDS encoding MaoC family dehydratase, which yields MTEAPITDIVAGVGGEPVHSRWIAIDQAMIDRFATLTNDHNWLHVDPERAAKSPVGSTIAHGFLTLSLIPTMAYEVLPRVQESTMGMNYGLNKVRFVAPVRVGSRVRGAFVLASAKTKEDGSRTELVYDITVEIDGEDKPALIAQWIRVAMF from the coding sequence CTGACCGAAGCGCCCATCACGGACATCGTGGCGGGCGTCGGTGGCGAACCCGTGCACTCGCGCTGGATCGCGATCGACCAGGCCATGATCGACCGCTTCGCCACGCTCACCAACGACCACAACTGGCTGCATGTGGACCCCGAGCGCGCGGCGAAGTCGCCGGTGGGCAGCACGATCGCGCATGGCTTCCTCACGCTGTCGCTGATCCCGACGATGGCCTACGAGGTGCTGCCTCGCGTGCAGGAGTCCACCATGGGCATGAACTACGGCCTGAACAAGGTGCGCTTCGTCGCGCCCGTGCGCGTGGGCAGCCGCGTGCGCGGCGCCTTCGTGCTGGCGAGCGCAAAGACGAAGGAAGACGGCAGCCGCACGGAACTCGTCTACGACATCACGGTGGAGATCGACGGCGAGGACAAGCCCGCGCTGATCGCGCAGTGGATCCGGGTGGCGATGTTCTAG